Proteins from a genomic interval of Diospyros lotus cultivar Yz01 chromosome 6, ASM1463336v1, whole genome shotgun sequence:
- the LOC127803580 gene encoding uncharacterized protein LOC127803580 isoform X1, producing MEKKKIDVPEPVPDPPVRVDRFGFVKQETNNPPEGLAKSRSAFEFEREERRIRKWRKMIGVGGSDWKYYVRRKPHVVKRRIRKGIPDCLRGLVWQLISGSRDLLLMNPGVYEQLVIYETSASELDIIRDISRTFPSHVFFRQRHGPGQRSLYNVLKAYSVFDRDVGYVQGMGFVAGLLLLYMSEEDAFWLLVALLKGAVHAPMEGLYLVGLPLVQQYLFQFDNLVRERLPKLGEHFSREMINPSMYASQWFITVFSYSFPFHLALRIWDVFLYEGVKIVFKVGLALLKYCHDDLTKLPFEKLIHALRNFPEDAMNPDTLLPLAYSMKQVSKRLEELKVEYQKKQGTTAG from the exons atggaaaagaaaaagatagatGTCCCTGAACCAGTACCAGATCCACCTGTGAGAGTTGACCGATTTGGATTTGTGAAGCAAGAGACAAATAATCCTCCTGAAGGTTTAGCCAAGAGTAGGTCAGCCTTTGAGTTTGAGAG GGAGGAAAGAAGAAttagaaaatggaggaaaatgaTTGGTGTTGGAGGCAGTGATTGGAAATACTATGTTAGGAGGAAACCTCATGTTGTGAAAAGGCGAATTAGAAAAGGAATTCCTGATTGTCTAAGGGGTCTTGTTTGGCAGTTAATCTCAGGAAGCCGTGACCTCTTGCTGATGAACCCTGGAGTTTATGAG CAATTAGTGATATATGAGACATCTGCTTCAGAACTGGATATAATTCGAGATATATCTCGTACCTTCCCTTCACATGTTTTCTTCCGACAGAGGCATGGACCTGGTCAGAGGTCTCTCTATAATGTTCTTAAGGCATACTCTGTATTTGACAGAGATGTTGGCTATGTTCAG GGAATGGGATTTGTAGCCGGTTTGTTGCTCCTGTATATGAGCGAAGAAGATGCATTCTGGTTATTGGTTGCTTTACTGAAAGGAGCTGTCCATGCCCCCATGGAAGGTTTATATTTG GTGGGCTTACCTCTAGTGCAGCAATATCTTTTTCAGTTTGACAATTTAGTAAGAGAAAGGTTGCCAAAGCTTGGAGAGCATTTTAGTCGAGAAATGATAAACCCCAGCATGTATGCAAGCCAGTGGTTTATAACTGTTTTTTCATACTCATTCCCATTCCATTTGGCTCTTCGTATTTGGGATGTCTTTCTCTATGAG GGTgtcaaaattgtttttaaagttGGTTTGGCCCTGCTGAAGTACTGCCATGATGACTTG ACAAAGTTACCATTTGAGAAACTTATACATGCTCTGCGTAACTTCCCTGAGGATGCAATGAACCCAGATACTCTATTACCGTTGGCGTACTCAATGAAg caGGTATCAAAACGTTTGGAGGAACTGAAGGTAGAGTACCAGAAGAAGCAGGGGACGACAGCTGGCTGA
- the LOC127803580 gene encoding uncharacterized protein LOC127803580 isoform X2, with protein sequence MEKKKIDVPEPVPDPPVRVDRFGFVKQETNNPPEGLAKSRSAFEFEREERRIRKWRKMIGVGGSDWKYYVRRKPHVVKRRIRKGIPDCLRGLVWQLISGSRDLLLMNPGVYEQLVIYETSASELDIIRDISRTFPSHVFFRQRHGPGQRSLYNVLKAYSVFDRDVGYVQGMGFVAGLLLLYMSEEDAFWLLVALLKGAVHAPMEGLYLVGLPLVQQYLFQFDNLVRERLPKLGEHFSREMINPSMYASQWFITVFSYSFPFHLALRIWDVFLYEGVKIVFKVGLALLKYCHDDLTKLPFEKLIHALRNFPEDAMNPDTLLPLAYSMKVSKRLEELKVEYQKKQGTTAG encoded by the exons atggaaaagaaaaagatagatGTCCCTGAACCAGTACCAGATCCACCTGTGAGAGTTGACCGATTTGGATTTGTGAAGCAAGAGACAAATAATCCTCCTGAAGGTTTAGCCAAGAGTAGGTCAGCCTTTGAGTTTGAGAG GGAGGAAAGAAGAAttagaaaatggaggaaaatgaTTGGTGTTGGAGGCAGTGATTGGAAATACTATGTTAGGAGGAAACCTCATGTTGTGAAAAGGCGAATTAGAAAAGGAATTCCTGATTGTCTAAGGGGTCTTGTTTGGCAGTTAATCTCAGGAAGCCGTGACCTCTTGCTGATGAACCCTGGAGTTTATGAG CAATTAGTGATATATGAGACATCTGCTTCAGAACTGGATATAATTCGAGATATATCTCGTACCTTCCCTTCACATGTTTTCTTCCGACAGAGGCATGGACCTGGTCAGAGGTCTCTCTATAATGTTCTTAAGGCATACTCTGTATTTGACAGAGATGTTGGCTATGTTCAG GGAATGGGATTTGTAGCCGGTTTGTTGCTCCTGTATATGAGCGAAGAAGATGCATTCTGGTTATTGGTTGCTTTACTGAAAGGAGCTGTCCATGCCCCCATGGAAGGTTTATATTTG GTGGGCTTACCTCTAGTGCAGCAATATCTTTTTCAGTTTGACAATTTAGTAAGAGAAAGGTTGCCAAAGCTTGGAGAGCATTTTAGTCGAGAAATGATAAACCCCAGCATGTATGCAAGCCAGTGGTTTATAACTGTTTTTTCATACTCATTCCCATTCCATTTGGCTCTTCGTATTTGGGATGTCTTTCTCTATGAG GGTgtcaaaattgtttttaaagttGGTTTGGCCCTGCTGAAGTACTGCCATGATGACTTG ACAAAGTTACCATTTGAGAAACTTATACATGCTCTGCGTAACTTCCCTGAGGATGCAATGAACCCAGATACTCTATTACCGTTGGCGTACTCAATGAAg GTATCAAAACGTTTGGAGGAACTGAAGGTAGAGTACCAGAAGAAGCAGGGGACGACAGCTGGCTGA
- the LOC127803321 gene encoding proline dehydrogenase 2, mitochondrial-like: MAKRSCVVSSEHLQSLRRCLRPLNSAAPSSLTALPPLHLPLAAADAAAPPAATTSILNFDDVKQLFSSVSTTKLLRSAFNQHIAAFEPMVDLGMWLMNSKVMDTVLLREMTLAAIRHTFYEHFCAGPDPMAAARTAVNLWDSGLRGMLVYALEHAADNQSCDRNLDGFVRTVESTKSLSASPVSFVIVKITAICPPRLLQRVSDLLRWEYRNQSFRLPWKLNTLPIFSDSSPFYHTPRRPDPLTPEEENDLFLGHQRLLKICQKCLEANVPLSIDAEHTSVQPAIDYLTYSAALMHNKDDNPIIYGTIQAYLKDAKERLFLTADAAEKMGVPVGFKLVRGAYLSSERQLASSLGVESPIHNTISQTHACFNDCASFMLEKIAGGSGAAVLATHNFESGNKAAAKAQDLGIEKGTQKLQFAQLYGMADALSFGLRNAGFQVSKYMPFGPVELVIPYLLRRAEENRGLLATSTLDRQLLRKEVKRRLKAAMI; encoded by the exons ATGGCCAAACGTTCTTGTGTGGTCTCTTCAGAGCACCTCCAAAGCCTCCGCCGCTGCCTCAGGCCTCTCAATTCCGCCGCTCCATCCTCCCTCACCGCCCTCCCGCCGCTCCACCTGCCCCTCGCTGCAGCCGATGCCGCCGCTCCGCCCGCTGCCACCACCTCAATTCTAAACTTTGATGACGTGAAGCAGCTTTTCTCCTCCGTCTCCACCACCAAGCTCCTCCGCTCCGCCTTCAACCAGCACATCGCGGCCTTCGAGCCCATGGTGGATCTGGGCATGTGGTTGATGAATTCCAAGGTCATGGACACGGTGCTGCTCCGAGAGATGACGCTTGCGGCTATTAGGCATACGTTTTACGAGCACTTTTGCGCCGGCCCGGACCCGATGGCTGCGGCGCGAACCGCCGTCAACCTATGGGACTCTGGGCTTAGGGGGATGCTTGTTTACGCGTTGGAGCACGCCGCCGATAACCAGTCGTGTGATCGGAATTTGGACGGGTTCGTTCGAACGGTGGAATCCACCAAGTCACTTTCGGCCTCCCCT GTTAGCTTTGTTATAGTGAAGATAACTGCAATTTGCCCGCCGAGATTGCTGCAGAGAGTAAGCGATCTATTGAGATGGGAATACAGAAACCAATCTTTTCGACTCCCATGGAAGCTGAACACTCTTCCAATTTTTTCCGATTCGAGCCCATTTTACCACACGCCAAGAAGACCAGACCCTTTAACCCCAGAAGAAGAGAACGACCTCTTCTTAGGCCACCAAAGGCTCCTAAAGATCTGCCAAAAATGCCTGGAGGCCAACGTCCCTCTCTCCATTGACGCCGAGCACACGTCCGTTCAGCCCGCCATTGATTACTTAACTTATTCTGCAGCCCTGATGCACAACAAGGATGACAACCCAATTATCTATGGCACAATTCAGGCTTATCTGAAAGATGCAAAGGAGAGATTGTTCCTAACAGCCGATGCCGCTGAGAAAATGGGAGTTCCGGTGGGGTTTAAGCTGGTGAGGGGAGCTTATTTGTCCAGCGAGAGACAACTAGCTTCTTCTCTGGGAGTCGAGTCTCCGATCCACAACACCATCTCTCAAACGCATGCTTGCTTCAATGACTGTGCTTCTTTCATGCTCGAGAAGATTGCGGGTGGCTCCGGCGCCGCTGTTCTTGCTACCCACAACTTTGAATCAG GGAACAAGGCGGCGGCTAAGGCACAGGATTTAGGGATCGAGAAGGGAACGCAGAAGCTGCAGTTTGCTCAGCTCTATGGCATGGCGGATGCGCTTTCTTTTGGGCTGAGAAACGCCGGGTTTCAGGTCAGCAAGTACATGCCGTTTGGGCCAGTGGAGCTTGTCATCCCTTACCTTCTGAGAAGAGCTGAAGAAAACAGAGGACTCTTGGCCACTTCGACCCTTGACAGGCAGCTCTTAAg GAAAGAGGTAAAGAGGAGACTAAAAGCAGCAATGATCTGA
- the LOC127804085 gene encoding uncharacterized protein LOC127804085 — protein sequence MYVTRPLSLYRNFPDARSEQPPPDPCSGYLIVTDEEADERDYFCWGLCKKKKISKLPLPQDRILKVVHLSEHDDPSETKLWFIPVLDQPLSSNRYYAIRASGKYKGYAITCSREDDVAGCCFPDVVRDLRPKQFNHRDIYQQFEIRRHCKGGGFYAESVAGDGFPPKFLRRKGWELYISTSLQLREARGLNTRAQMQLPGRNFPAYYKCSPPVVVAKWYCPFVFVKDQLGNVDREEARKSMVYEMTLEQWWEEIYSCENESNGGNTVNASAVVQRESVLVCGVEAVRGYGDVDDDGLVWFRVEGHGRWPARRGEALGLSSAVVEKMKWVEETRRGGGGGEKEVRVQIVEEAASGGAWKKFGCYVLVESFVLRRMDGLVMLSCKFRHVHRTICKWE from the coding sequence ATGTACGTGACAAGGCCGCTGTCACTGTACCGGAACTTCCCCGACGCTCGTTCGGAGCAACCGCCGCCGGATCCATGTTCGGGCTATCTAATTGTTACAGACGAAGAAGCAGATGAAAGAGACTACTTCTGCTGGGGTctatgcaagaagaagaaaatctcGAAGCTGCCGCTTCCTCAAGACCGGATTCTAAAGGTGGTTCACTTGTCGGAACACGACGACCCGTCGGAGACGAAGCTTTGGTTTATCCCGGTTCTAGATCAGCCACTGTCTTCCAACCGCTACTACGCCATCAGAGCCTCTGGCAAGTACAAGGGCTACGCAATCACATGTTCGAGGGAAGACGATGTAGCCGGATGCTGCTTTCCTGACGTCGTACGAGATCTAAGGCCAAAGCAGTTCAATCACAGGGACATATACCAACAGTTTGAGATTCGCCGCCATTGCAAGGGCGGCGGATTCTACGCCGAGTCCGTCGCCGGAGATGGCTTTCCCCCGAAATTCCTGAGGAGAAAAGGATGGGAGCTCTACATCTCCACTTCGCTGCAGCTGAGAGAAGCTCGAGGCCTCAACACCCGTGCCCAAATGCAGCTCCCCGGACGGAACTTTCCAGCGTATTACAAGTGTTCTCCTCCGGTAGTCGTGGCAAAATGGTACTGCCCGTTCGTGTTCGTAAAGGACCAATTAGGCAACGTGGATCGAGAAGAAGCGAGAAAATCTATGGTGTACGAGATGACGCTTGAGCAGTGGTGGGAAGAGATATATTCATGTGAAAATGAAAGCAATGGAGGTAATACTGTGAATGCGAGTGCAGTTGTGCAGAGGGAATCGGTTCTGGTTTGTGGGGTTGAAGCTGTAAGAGGCTATGGAGATGTTGACGATGATGGGTTGGTTTGGTTTAGGGTCGAAGGTCATGGTCGGTGGCCGGCGAGACGTGGAGAGGCTTTGGGTCTGAGTTCGGCGGTGGTTGAGAAGATGAAGTGGGTGGAGGAGACAAGACGGGGGGGCGGCGGAGGGGAAAAAGAGGTGAGGGTGCAGATTGTGGAAGAGGCCGCAAGCGGCGGAGCGTGGAAGAAGTTTGGCTGCTATGTGTTGGTGGAGAGCTTTGTCTTGAGGCGAATGGATGGACTTGTGATGTTAAGTTGCAAGTTTAGGCATGTCCACAGGACCATATGTAAATGGGAGTGA